The genomic interval GCTTATTCACGCTGATTGTCTTCATAACACCCTATTCATATTTCAATTTGTGAATCATATAAATCAAATCCTGTTTAGAAAATTGATCATCTTGTTATTGTAGCaaaatgtatttttaaaaataaataaataaattgttgTTGCATGCTCCTAGTTTTCCAAAAAGTTATTATTTCTGCATCATTAAGGAACTATTGAAATAGATACAGTTAGGTCTGTGCCTTTGTTTAGGAACAATTTTTGAATGAAAAGTAATAATACCACCTGAagagaaataaatttttaagaatttaaacattatTCCTTGTgttttgaaggaaaaaaaaacagaatttCTCCATATATTCATTAAGTTATCTTTATAATTCTCTCATGCAAACTACCAAACTATATTTTTTAGTAAGAGATTTAAGTTCAGAATGTTTTAACCACTAGAGCTTGAATTCCTAAATTTATTGGTACCAAACAAGTAATTTCACTAGAGGTATGCAATAAGAATTCCATCTTTCTCTTAGTCTCAACGAGTTGTTGCTGGATGTGCAACCTGAACCAACATCAGAGTCATATTGTTCAAGATGAAAAGATGGCTATAGTTCTagaatataaaataaattgatgAAACTCGATCATGACAAAACTGATCCTAGCTAGTAAAATGATATTAGTTAGGTGGCTCTTGTCAATTAAAAGCACACTAGAACCTGCGCGATGTGCATCCTCCCAGATGGTTCGAATCCATCGTAGCAGACCGGAATCGGCTTCTTTGCCAGAAGATTCATCAGCTCCTCCTCTTGTATACATTCCTCCCCTACGCTCCTCACCAACGCGAATCGCTCCTCTAGCGTCAACCTGGGGGGATCGAACGTGATACGCCGAGAGTGGAAAACATTGATGCAAATACCAAATTAGGGAAAAATCAAACGAATGCAATGGTTAGGTACTCACTGGAGCGAGACCGATGGAGAAGGATCCAGCGATATACTTGCGACGCCAGAAGATTGATCGGCTGGAATCTGCTCATCCGATGCCCCTGCCATGGTAGCGAGAGTTTAGTCGGCAATGGGGCGATTATCAGGGTTTTTATGTGTGTTGTGTGTAAGAggtttttatttttagggtttcCAGACTGAGAgtattaatttaataatataaatttatttatgtaaATTTAGATTGACCTTAAATCGGATgtattaatttaataatatattaaaaaatttaaaatgatataaTATCTTATTAAAATTTTCTGTATAGGTattgatataaaatttatatcaaaatttaattatatatatatatatatatttcgatAGGGTATCAATATGAATTTTTGTTAATTGAAATTTtcaatatgatatacaatatacAATTTAGATTTCAGTTAGGACCCGTCTTGAGATATGTCATATGAGATGATGGTTAGGAGTCTTCGATTTTTAATGACCCCTAAATTTAATatgcatatataatataattatattatattatattattttaattaaatttaaaatatatattttattggatTATTTGAATAAAAGTAAGAAAATATATATAgttgaattattttaataaaagtcaaacaaaaaaatatttctattaaaatttaattaaaaagttaaaaaagaaaaaaaaaatgagagttaaggatatttttttctcttttaaaattttattatttgtgtaatttttttttattaatttatttaccgAGGTTATAAGACTCTAGTAACATTAGAACTACCAATGAAGAGGAAGCATGATGCTTCCTGTCGAATCCTTCCTCAAGTCTTCCAAGCTAATGAAGATCTAGAAGCCATGATTCTTTGTGGGTGACCATGGATGACAAACTTTGTCGATTGTCAACTGTTGATGTTGATATTCAAAATGTATAAATAAAacgaattaaaattataaatggtAAATATTTACAGCGATCTTTCATAGATCTGTAATCGGCAATGACAAGACTCGCTGTCGGAAAAACGATCATAGGATCAGAAAACTCTTTataattccacaaaccaaatctcacCGCCTCAAATGttcttctctctctttttctttttccaccATCGTGTGAAAAACTCTTCCTCTTTTTCTCACCTCACAATGAACCTTGGGCGCACCCCTTATAAAAAGTAGGGGTGAcaatttttgacccgacacgaaaacacgacccgaaccgaacacgaaaaaatcaggttagggtcgggtagtttcgggttcgggtcgaaatcgggtcgacccaattgacccaattaataaacaggtcgggttcgggtcaacctgaaatgacccaattaTAACCCGTGAAcccgtttataatttataaataattataagtttaaagttcaaattaaaattacaaataaaaaaataaaaaaagttaagAAGTAAAATTAAAAACGGAAAAACCCTATTACCCTACCCGTCCCGAGACTCCCGAGACTCCCGAGTTCCCGACGCATCTTCAGCCGTCGACGCTGCGACGCAACAGCCGAACTCCAACGGCGTGAGAATCTTTTCAGTTTTCATCTTCCaatctttgattcttcttctgtTCTTTAGTTCTTCACCCTTCTTCAGAGCTCTCCACTCGCCGATGGCTGATGCTCCAACGCCACGATGACCTAGCCCCGAGTCCCCAACACGACAACCCTAGAGTTCGAAATGTTGACCCCCAGATGCCTCGATGCCCTTGACGTTGACGATCCGACGCGACGACCATCGATGTCGAAGCCACGACGCGGCGATGCCCAAGATAAGCCCTAGATATCGTTGCGGCCACCTAACGAGAAAGGTATCATCACGATTCACCCCATTTCTGATTTCTCTTTTGATTTGAATGTCTTGAATTAACCTTGAGTTGTCTTCTGTGTCTTCTCTGTTAGAAGCTTGAGTTGTCTTTTGTGGCTTGAATTAAACTTGATTAGTTGAGTTGTCTTCTGTCTTCTCTATTTTTATTactgatatatttttttattgaaaattatttGTAGGTAAAATACTAAAATATGGAAAGGAATGAAGAAGATGAAATTTTAATGGATATTGAAGATGGCAGTGAGGATTCAATTCAAGAAATACCACAAGGCTCGCAATCTTCTTGCCATAAAGATAAGGCGAAAAAAGTTCAACCGTCAACAAAAAAGAGAAGACTTTCATCTAGAGTTTGGTCACACTTTAGTATGCTTCCTCGAAATTCAGACGGGAAACTCGAATGCAAATGCAACAAGTGTGGGGCTAAGTATGCAGCTGATAGCAAAAGTGGTACAGGTAATTTACATCGTCATATTAAAAAATGTGTGAGAATGACTACAAAAGAAATTGGACAATACATAATTGCTACGGATGAAGGTCCGTGCTTAACCACAAGAAGAACAAcctttagtcaagataaatttagGGAGTTAGTGGTGCATGCAATTTTGAGACATGATTTGCCGTTTTCTTTTGTTGAATATGAAGGAATGTGGAATATCTTTAAGTACTTGGAACCGAGAGTTTGCCATTTCTCTAGAAACACTGTAAAGTCTGACATTAAGAAGATTTATGGTGTTGAATTTAATAGACTGCGTACTGAGTTACTTGCATGCCCTGGTAGAATATGTTTAACCTCTGATGCATGGACTTCTATTGCAACTGATGGGTACTTGAGTTTGACTGCACATTATGTAAACAAGAATTGGGTGTTGCAaaaaagaattttgaatttttcctaTATTCCACCTCCACATACAGGGGTTGCTTTGGCTGAAAAGATTTATAGTTTGGCTTGTGATTGGGGTATTGAAAAGAAGTTGTTTTCTATCACTTTGGATAATGCTAGTGCGAATGATGTTTGTGTTGAAATATTTAAAACTCAGCTTAGGTTAAAGAATGCTTTGATCTTTGATGGCACTTTGTTTCATGTTCGATGTTGTGCACATATTCTCAATTTGATTGTACAAGATGGTTTGAAAGAGATTGACATTGCTGTGGATAAGATTAGAGAATCTGTGAAATATGTTAAGGGTTCTCAAGGAAGAAAGGAAAAGTTCAAGAATTGTGTTTCCCAAACTTCTCTAGATTCTAAAACAGCATTAATGCAAGATGTTCCGACTAGATGGAATTCTACATATAGAATGCTTTCTAGTGCTCTTTACTATCGTCTTGCTTTTTGCCATCTTCAATTGAGTgattctaattttcaaaattgtcCAACTGCAGAAGAGTGGGAAAGAGTTAAAAAAATATGTGGATTTCTTGAAGTTTTTCATAATGCAACTGTGGACTTTTCTGGATCTCGTTATCCAACATCAAACTTGTACTTTCCTCATGTCTTTGTAATTCAGTTGAAGTTACATGAAGAGTCGTCTAGTCAGGATTTGTATATGAAGAAGATAGCTGATCAAATGTTTGTCAAATTCAACAAATATTGGTGTGAATTCAATGTTTTATTTGCAATTGCTGTGATATTTGATCCTCGGTACAAGTTTCAGTTTGTTGAATTTAGTTATGGAAAGCTTTATGGTTATGGGTCTCGGGAATTAATGAAAGTTAGAGAAACACTTTTTGGTATTTTTGGTGAGTATATGAAAGATTCAAATACTAGTCCAGCATCATCTTCACATTCTCAAGGAAGCAAAGAGGTCAATGCTCTTACATTTCAGGATGATATTAGTAAAGAATCTTCAAATGTTTTGAAGGTATGATATTCAGTTTTTAATGTTAATAGTAATTTTAGAATGATGAACATTTTGatcattttgaattatttttatcaaatataatattttattgtcTTGATATGCTAGGAATTTGATGAATCTGAGGATTTTGAGTTTGCTGTTAGTGCTCAAAAAAGTCAATTGGAGATGTATTTAGATGAACCAAGAAGTAAAAGAACATCTTCAATTAATGTACTTGAGTTTTGGAGATCTCAACAATTTAGATATCCAGAGTTAGCTAAATTAGCTA from Zingiber officinale cultivar Zhangliang chromosome 6B, Zo_v1.1, whole genome shotgun sequence carries:
- the LOC121991276 gene encoding zinc finger BED domain-containing protein RICESLEEPER 2-like, producing the protein MERNEEDEILMDIEDGSEDSIQEIPQGSQSSCHKDKAKKVQPSTKKRRLSSRVWSHFSMLPRNSDGKLECKCNKCGAKYAADSKSGTGMWNIFKYLEPRVCHFSRNTVKSDIKKIYGVEFNRLRTELLACPGRICLTSDAWTSIATDGYLSLTAHYVNKNWVLQKRILNFSYIPPPHTGVALAEKIYSLACDWGIEKKLFSITLDNASANDVCVEIFKTQLRLKNALIFDGTLFHVRCCAHILNLIVQDGLKEIDIAVDKIRESVKYVKGSQGRKEKFKNCVSQTSLDSKTALMQDVPTRWNSTYRMLSSALYYRLAFCHLQLSDSNFQNCPTAEEWERVKKICGFLEVFHNATVDFSGSRYPTSNLYFPHVFVIQLKLHEESSSQDLYMKKIADQMFVKFNKYWCEFNVLFAIAVIFDPRYKFQFVEFSYGKLYGYGSRELMKVRETLFGIFGEYMKDSNTSPASSSHSQGSKEVNALTFQDDISKESSNVLKEFDESEDFEFAVSAQKSQLEMYLDEPRSKRTSSINVLEFWRSQQFRYPELAKLARDVLAVPVSTVASESAFSLGGRILDQYRSSMSPQVVEALICSRDWLFGENYISLVKLEDVTQDIMALDLNKGEAESSLMEGTNSNIGWTGGVLGRSQNKSCSSSCGILDDVGCPFRLQSTDFICESGKDAVLHKLSSTNKYLVTEISYNQLQFKLVYADYVTGSNKCVLPR